Proteins encoded by one window of Antechinus flavipes isolate AdamAnt ecotype Samford, QLD, Australia chromosome 4, AdamAnt_v2, whole genome shotgun sequence:
- the LOC127562451 gene encoding zinc finger protein ZFP2-like, with the protein MGIEDISIFFISFLLFFFLDWDSRPETKESAPKLGISRENFSQNTLIKEDFSISSLKEALAYGGKPERQQTIEENISKQVNIIQRKTYNEMRSHENIKYNRCISMEPKVFAQQRIFLGKDFLRCDSGRMNFFLSSEPRKCHRTYSKEIESRYNECEESFTSQSDFIASDRFYPTEKHDYSKEYEKAINFSPFVNSHQNIDIEENAPNNIKFEKTAIQKVQLIEHQRIHTGETSEYSKYGEFFNHGSSLASHQKIHTENKPNHCLKSFLQSSQLSHHQQIYTGGKLYECNQCGKAFHLRELLTLHQSIHTGEKPHKCAKCGKAFSQRGHLNLHQRIHTGEKPYKCNDCGKFFRLKEHLTRHKRIHTGEKPYECNDCGKAFRLSEHLTHHQRIHTGEKPYECNDCGKAFRLSEHLTRHQRIHTGEKPYECNECGKFFRRRGLLTRHQIIHTGEKPYECNECGKAFSLKASLTRHQSNRCHPISGN; encoded by the coding sequence ATGGGTATAGAggatatttccattttctttatttcctttcttctttttttttttctagattggGACAGTAGGCCTGAAACCAAGGAGTCAGCTCCCAAACTAGGTATATCTAGGGagaatttttctcaaaatacacTCATAAAGGAAGATTTTTCTATATCCAGTCTGAAAGAAGCTTTGGCATATGGTGGAAAACCAGAGAGGCAACAGACCATTGAGGAGAACATTTCCAAACAAGTAAATATCATTCAAAGGAAAACTTACAATGAGATGAGAAGCCATGAAAATATTAAGTATAACCGATGTATCAGTATGGAACCAAAGGTTTTTGCTCAACAGAGAATTTTCTTAGGAAAGGATTTTCTCAGATGTGATTCTGGCAGAATGAACTTCTTTCTATCTTCAGAACCAAGAAAGTGTCATAGAACTTACTCTAAGGAGATAGAGTCTAGGTATAATGAATGTGAAGAATCCTTCACTTCTCAGTCAGATTTTATTGCATCTGATAGATTTTATCCTACAGAGAAACATGATTATTCTAAAGAATATGAGAAAGCTATTAATTTCAGCCCATTTGTTAATTCCCATCAGAATATTGATATTGAAGAGAATGCTCctaataatattaaatttgagAAAACTGCCATCCAAAAGGTACAACTAattgaacatcagagaattcacactggagagacaTCTGAATATAGTAAatatggggagtttttcaaccaTGGTTCATCCCTTGCTTCCCATCAGAAGATTCACACTGAGAACAAACCTAACCATTGTTTGAAGTCCTTCCTTCAGAgttctcagctttctcatcacCAGCAAATTTATACTGGAGGGAAgctttatgaatgtaatcaatgtgggaaGGCATTCCACCTGAGGGAACTCCTTACTCTCCATCAGAGTATtcatacaggagagaaacctCATAAATGTGCaaaatgtggaaaagccttcagccaGAGAGGACATCTTAAtctacatcagagaattcacactggagaaaaaccgtATAAATGTAATGATTGTGGGAAGTTCTTTCGTCTGAAAGAACACCTTACTCGacataagagaattcatactggtgaaaaaccttatgaatgcaatGACTGTGGTAAGGCCTTCCGCTTAAGTGAACACCTTACTcatcatcagagaattcatactggtgaaaaaccttatgaatgcaatgactgtggaaaggctttccgCCTGAGTGAACACCTTACTCGTCATCAgaggattcatactggagaaaaaccttatgaatgcaatgaatgtgggaagTTTTTCAGACGGAGAGGACTTCTTACTCGGCATCAGAttattcacactggagagaaaccgtatgaatgtaatgaatgtgggaaggcctttagTCTGAAAGCATCACTTACTCGACATCAGAGTAACAGATGTCATCCCATATCTGGAAATTAA